A part of Halodesulfovibrio marinisediminis DSM 17456 genomic DNA contains:
- a CDS encoding ParA family protein, with product MARIIAVANQKGGVGKTTSSVNLAASLAVMEKRVLLVDCDPQANATSGIGLDVESLSSNLYRTFFTPEKALHAIYPTRTPYLSVLPASTDLVAVELELVDKMGREYYLQDVLKNVASRFDYIIIDCPPSLGLITLNALCAAHEVLIPLQCEFYALEGIVKLLQTYEQVKKRLNTSLSLLGVVLTMFDTRNKLSAQVKNEVERCFPEHVFKTIIPRNVRLSEAPSYGKSIIHYDIKSKGAAAYLALAKEVAMRSATAPVR from the coding sequence GTGGCACGGATTATTGCTGTTGCTAACCAAAAAGGTGGCGTAGGTAAAACCACATCATCGGTAAATTTGGCAGCATCTTTGGCTGTAATGGAAAAACGGGTTCTGCTCGTTGACTGTGATCCGCAAGCAAACGCGACAAGCGGTATCGGCTTGGATGTGGAGAGCTTGTCCAGCAATTTGTACCGTACTTTCTTTACTCCCGAAAAAGCTCTGCATGCTATCTATCCGACCAGAACTCCCTACCTTTCAGTACTTCCTGCTTCAACAGATCTTGTAGCGGTCGAGTTGGAACTCGTCGATAAAATGGGGCGTGAGTATTACTTGCAAGACGTGCTTAAGAACGTTGCTTCCAGATTTGACTACATTATTATTGATTGTCCGCCGTCACTTGGGCTTATTACATTGAATGCGCTTTGTGCTGCGCACGAGGTTCTCATTCCTCTTCAATGTGAATTTTATGCGTTGGAAGGAATCGTTAAGTTGCTGCAGACCTATGAGCAGGTAAAAAAACGTTTAAACACTAGTTTGTCCTTACTGGGGGTTGTGCTCACCATGTTTGATACACGAAACAAGCTCTCAGCTCAGGTTAAAAACGAAGTGGAACGATGCTTTCCAGAACATGTCTTTAAGACGATCATTCCTCGAAATGTACGTCTTTCAGAAGCTCCAAGTTACGGGAAATCAATTATTCACTATGATATAAAATCAAAAGGCGCAGCAGCATATCTTGCCCTTGCTAAAGAAGTGGCAATGAGAAGTGCTACTGCGCCAGTAAGATAG
- a CDS encoding NAD-dependent epimerase, with protein MHILVTGAAGFIGSALSQRFLSAGHTVVGLDNLNDYYSVQLKKDRLAPLLANPDFRHANIDLADREAMRELFATEKFTHVVNLAGQAGVRYSIENPDSYVDGNLVGFGNILEGCRHNDVKHLVYASSSSVYGLNTNMPFDTHKAVNHPVSLYAASKKANELMAHTYSHLYGLPTTGLRFFTVYGPWGRPDMALFLFTKAILEGKPINVFNHGKMKRDFTYIDDIVEGVVRVTNKIPEPNPDWDSNNPDPASSSAPYRVYNIGNNNSVELGRFIEVLEEKLGQKAVKNMMDMQPGDVEATYANVDDLMNDVGFRPDTPIEKGISAFVDWYREYYKV; from the coding sequence ATGCATATTCTTGTAACTGGAGCTGCCGGTTTTATCGGCTCAGCACTTTCCCAGCGCTTTCTTTCTGCAGGTCATACCGTAGTTGGCCTTGATAACTTGAACGACTACTACAGTGTTCAGTTGAAGAAAGACCGCCTCGCACCGCTTCTCGCTAATCCTGATTTCCGCCATGCGAATATTGATCTTGCTGATCGTGAAGCTATGCGTGAACTGTTTGCTACAGAAAAATTCACTCATGTTGTGAATCTTGCAGGGCAGGCTGGTGTTCGTTACTCGATTGAAAATCCAGACTCCTATGTAGATGGAAACTTAGTTGGTTTCGGCAATATTCTTGAAGGATGCCGACATAATGATGTTAAGCATCTTGTTTATGCTTCTTCCAGTTCAGTGTACGGCTTGAATACTAATATGCCTTTTGACACTCACAAGGCTGTGAACCACCCTGTTAGCTTGTATGCTGCGAGCAAAAAAGCAAACGAACTTATGGCTCATACCTATAGCCATCTCTACGGTTTGCCTACAACAGGTCTTCGTTTCTTTACTGTATACGGTCCATGGGGACGTCCAGACATGGCTTTGTTCTTGTTCACAAAAGCTATCCTTGAAGGTAAGCCGATTAATGTATTCAACCATGGTAAAATGAAACGCGACTTTACGTACATCGATGATATCGTAGAGGGTGTGGTTCGAGTAACTAATAAAATTCCAGAACCAAATCCTGACTGGGACAGTAATAATCCTGATCCAGCTTCCAGTTCCGCCCCATACCGTGTGTACAATATCGGTAACAACAACAGCGTGGAGCTTGGTCGATTTATCGAAGTTCTTGAAGAGAAACTTGGTCAGAAAGCTGTTAAGAATATGATGGACATGCAGCCTGGTGACGTAGAAGCTACCTATGCAAATGTAGATGATCTCATGAATGACGTAGGCTTCAGACCGGATACTCCAATCGAAAAGGGTATTAGTGCTTTTGTTGATTGGTATCGCGAATATTATAAGGTGTAG
- a CDS encoding slipin family protein, which yields MYAISAIMGVVVVFLVLAIRIMNEYERAVVFRLGRVLHSKGPGLIILIPVIDRMIRVSMRVITLDVPSQDVITRDNVSVQVSAVVYFKVVEPTKSIIEVEDFLFATSQLAQTTLRSVCGGAELDELLAHREKMNMRIQDLLDKQTAPWGIKVNSVELKHIDLPQEMKRAMAKQAEAERERRAKVINAEGEYQAAAKLSEAAGIISRNPQALQLRYLQTMQEISTNAEATLIPIPLDIVSKLMPQKDVEPTDDN from the coding sequence ATGTATGCGATTTCAGCAATAATGGGTGTGGTTGTCGTATTTCTAGTCTTAGCGATTCGTATCATGAACGAATACGAGCGTGCCGTAGTTTTTCGCCTTGGCCGTGTTTTACACTCCAAGGGACCAGGTCTTATCATTCTCATTCCGGTTATAGACCGTATGATTCGGGTTTCCATGCGTGTTATCACGTTGGATGTTCCTTCTCAGGATGTTATTACGCGCGATAACGTTTCGGTTCAGGTAAGTGCAGTTGTGTATTTTAAGGTCGTAGAACCAACCAAATCAATAATCGAAGTGGAAGATTTTTTGTTCGCAACATCTCAGCTTGCGCAGACGACATTGCGAAGCGTTTGCGGTGGTGCAGAGCTTGACGAATTGTTGGCGCATCGTGAAAAAATGAATATGCGGATTCAGGACTTGCTGGATAAGCAGACCGCCCCTTGGGGTATTAAAGTGAACTCTGTTGAGTTAAAGCACATTGATTTACCTCAGGAGATGAAGCGTGCAATGGCCAAGCAGGCTGAAGCTGAGCGTGAGCGTAGGGCGAAAGTTATTAATGCTGAAGGTGAATATCAGGCAGCAGCAAAGCTTTCAGAGGCCGCAGGGATTATTTCCCGTAATCCTCAGGCATTACAACTGCGCTACTTGCAAACCATGCAGGAAATATCTACCAATGCTGAGGCCACGTTGATTCCAATACCACTAGACATTGTGAGTAAACTCATGCCACAAAAAGATGTTGAACCAACTGACGATAACTAA
- a CDS encoding NfeD family protein: MSHLRSIALISLFAAFLVFFQANTLPAEENSPVETSQNGQNSTVKILHYTIDSGIGPAQVELTESVLRHAGKIGAQFVVMQLDTPGGLVSSMREILKNMLNSPIPVLVWVGPRGARAASAGVFLVAASAFAGMAPQTTMGAASPVDPGGKEIDPTMSKKVINDLVSLVRTVAARHDRNINWYEDAIRSSTTITSERAATARVVEVVAPSIRDFLVQAGNHGIKKLNRTVFFSSTQLEIVQYEPTFRYKVLSWLIDPQVAYLLVLAGVACLFIEFTHAGAMIPGIIGAFSLLLGLYAMSILPTNIAGLLLILFSLVLFALEVTVTSYGLLTIGGVSALLIGSLILFPEEGGHMALPISLIVGTTGAIAAIMGGAAYLAAKALRKKPASGMDVMIGKQVEIVSWKGGSGKVFADGTIWSAKVDPEKYPDGIELENGSLVIVKAIDDLTVTIDVD; this comes from the coding sequence ATGAGTCATTTACGTTCTATTGCCCTTATTAGCCTGTTTGCGGCGTTTTTGGTGTTTTTTCAAGCAAACACCTTGCCTGCTGAAGAAAATTCGCCCGTAGAGACCTCTCAAAATGGCCAAAATTCTACGGTCAAAATTCTGCATTATACAATTGATAGTGGAATTGGACCCGCACAAGTTGAATTGACAGAAAGCGTATTACGGCATGCGGGAAAAATAGGAGCTCAATTTGTAGTGATGCAGTTAGATACACCTGGTGGGCTTGTTTCTTCCATGCGCGAGATATTGAAGAATATGTTGAATTCTCCCATCCCAGTTTTGGTTTGGGTTGGCCCTCGGGGAGCACGAGCTGCCAGTGCTGGTGTTTTTTTAGTTGCAGCGTCTGCATTTGCAGGCATGGCTCCTCAGACAACAATGGGTGCTGCTTCACCGGTCGATCCCGGTGGCAAAGAGATCGACCCGACTATGAGTAAAAAAGTTATTAATGATCTTGTGAGCCTGGTTCGAACGGTCGCCGCAAGACATGATAGAAATATTAATTGGTATGAAGATGCCATACGTAGCAGTACAACCATTACAAGTGAACGGGCTGCAACCGCCAGAGTTGTAGAGGTTGTTGCACCTTCAATTAGAGATTTCCTAGTACAAGCAGGGAACCATGGAATAAAAAAATTAAATAGAACTGTGTTCTTTTCTTCAACACAGCTCGAAATCGTTCAGTACGAACCAACTTTCCGATATAAGGTATTGTCGTGGCTTATTGATCCGCAGGTTGCTTATTTACTTGTGCTCGCAGGTGTTGCTTGTCTCTTTATTGAGTTTACTCATGCTGGTGCTATGATCCCTGGGATTATTGGTGCCTTTTCTTTACTTCTTGGCCTTTATGCCATGTCCATTTTACCAACCAATATTGCCGGACTCTTACTAATTCTTTTCAGCCTTGTATTGTTTGCCTTAGAGGTGACAGTCACCAGCTATGGCTTACTTACTATTGGTGGTGTGTCAGCTCTCTTGATTGGATCCTTAATTTTGTTTCCTGAAGAGGGTGGTCATATGGCGCTTCCAATTTCACTTATCGTAGGCACGACAGGAGCAATTGCTGCCATCATGGGTGGTGCTGCGTATTTGGCAGCAAAAGCGTTACGAAAAAAACCTGCAAGCGGTATGGATGTAATGATCGGTAAACAAGTAGAGATAGTTTCTTGGAAGGGGGGTAGTGGGAAAGTGTTTGCTGATGGAACAATTTGGTCAGCAAAGGTGGATCCAGAAAAATATCCTGACGGAATTGAGCTTGAAAACGGCTCATTAGTAATAGTGAAGGCAATTGATGATCTAACTGTTACCATCGATGTTGACTGA
- the coaBC gene encoding bifunctional phosphopantothenoylcysteine decarboxylase/phosphopantothenate--cysteine ligase CoaBC, which translates to MKSHTAFTGFLGKRMHLGISGSIAAYKGLDLLRMFKDSGADVGVTLTDSAQQFITPLSFEALGASPVFSTMYPVGDDVFGHLMPGEACHAFVIAPASATTIARLANGLADEMLSCQALAFPEKLVIAPAMNPRMWHNPATQENVEKLRKRGHIIVEPGCGRTACMEEGQGRLAPVDDIYLHGLRAMSPQDMAGQTVMVTLGPTREKWDGVRFWSNPSSGTMGASFAIAAWLRGAEVHAICGAGTPWLPGVITRHDVISAAEMYQAADSLWKDMSIGVFTAAVADYAPIPFGDSKFKKGGDDLTVSFTRTVDILKTLGNAKRDDQRVIGFAAETDNIHENVKKKLAAKNADIIVGNNVAKAGSGFGTATNEVCIVDRNGRQEDWPLAPKPEVAWRVFDWLLQL; encoded by the coding sequence GTGAAATCACATACAGCATTCACAGGCTTTCTTGGTAAGCGTATGCACCTTGGCATCAGTGGTTCTATTGCTGCATACAAGGGTTTAGACTTACTGAGAATGTTTAAAGATAGCGGTGCAGATGTCGGAGTTACACTTACAGACTCTGCACAGCAGTTTATTACCCCCCTCAGTTTTGAAGCTCTTGGGGCCTCACCTGTTTTTTCAACCATGTACCCTGTTGGTGATGATGTTTTCGGACACCTCATGCCGGGAGAAGCATGCCATGCTTTTGTAATTGCTCCGGCTTCAGCAACAACAATTGCGCGCCTTGCTAATGGATTGGCAGATGAGATGCTTTCTTGTCAGGCGTTAGCGTTTCCTGAAAAATTAGTCATTGCACCGGCTATGAATCCTCGCATGTGGCACAACCCAGCGACACAGGAAAATGTGGAAAAACTGCGCAAACGTGGTCATATTATTGTTGAACCTGGTTGCGGACGTACAGCATGCATGGAAGAAGGACAAGGTCGTTTAGCCCCTGTTGACGATATTTACTTGCATGGTCTTCGTGCTATGTCACCGCAGGATATGGCAGGACAGACCGTTATGGTTACGCTTGGGCCGACCCGCGAAAAGTGGGACGGTGTTCGATTCTGGTCTAACCCGTCTTCCGGAACAATGGGCGCTTCATTTGCTATTGCAGCATGGTTGCGTGGTGCGGAAGTTCATGCAATTTGTGGAGCTGGTACTCCATGGTTGCCGGGTGTTATTACTAGACACGATGTAATCAGTGCCGCAGAAATGTACCAAGCCGCTGATTCCTTATGGAAAGATATGAGTATTGGTGTATTCACAGCAGCTGTAGCTGATTATGCTCCAATCCCTTTTGGGGATTCCAAGTTTAAAAAGGGTGGAGATGATCTGACAGTTTCCTTTACACGAACTGTGGATATTCTTAAAACCCTTGGCAACGCAAAACGTGATGATCAGCGGGTTATCGGATTCGCAGCAGAAACGGACAACATTCATGAGAATGTGAAGAAGAAGCTTGCTGCAAAGAATGCTGATATTATTGTTGGTAACAACGTTGCGAAAGCAGGTTCCGGATTCGGGACTGCCACAAACGAAGTTTGTATTGTTGATCGTAATGGCAGGCAGGAGGATTGGCCTTTGGCTCCTAAGCCTGAAGTTGCATGGAGAGTTTTTGATTGGCTGCTTCAACTGTAG
- the queA gene encoding tRNA preQ1(34) S-adenosylmethionine ribosyltransferase-isomerase QueA codes for MERDSHCIKQNLQTIPEDFRLSAYTYELPEDQIAQNPADKRGSSRLFVIDRKSGKNHSAMFADLGKFLPKNALLVVNNSKVLPARLYGQRPSGGKVEFLMLTPLPLIKPVDNGEWKSATVEGLMRMSKRVKVGTKAEFGDDLWIEVTKTAEFGRCEATINWRGELKDHFLKQGHLPLPPYIKREDTTADKDRYQTVYANDSQLGSVAAPTAGLHFTEEMREELSQSGIEWAEVTLYVGYGTFSPVRCDDIREHSMHKEFIELSEETAKKIAKAKAEGRPVIAVGTTSSRVLEGAFKEVGHIAPFKGWTDIFIYPGYKFNVVDHMITNFHLPESSLLMMISAFASKQRILDGYAEAIEQGFRVFSYGDSMLIL; via the coding sequence ATGGAACGCGATAGCCACTGTATAAAACAAAATTTACAAACAATTCCTGAAGATTTCAGGCTTTCAGCATATACGTATGAACTTCCTGAAGATCAAATAGCGCAAAATCCTGCCGATAAACGTGGCAGTTCACGACTTTTTGTCATCGACAGAAAAAGTGGCAAAAACCATTCTGCAATGTTTGCAGACCTTGGAAAGTTTCTGCCAAAAAACGCGCTGCTTGTTGTTAACAACTCAAAAGTACTGCCAGCCCGCCTATACGGACAGCGTCCTTCCGGCGGTAAAGTAGAATTTCTTATGCTCACCCCACTACCACTGATTAAACCAGTGGACAACGGGGAATGGAAAAGCGCCACTGTTGAAGGTCTCATGCGCATGTCTAAGCGCGTAAAAGTAGGCACTAAAGCAGAATTTGGTGACGATTTATGGATTGAAGTAACCAAAACTGCTGAGTTTGGACGCTGCGAAGCAACCATCAACTGGCGTGGTGAGTTAAAAGATCACTTCCTAAAGCAGGGCCACCTTCCGCTGCCTCCATACATCAAACGAGAGGACACAACAGCAGACAAGGACCGTTACCAAACAGTATATGCAAATGACAGTCAGCTTGGCTCTGTAGCTGCACCAACTGCCGGTCTCCACTTTACCGAAGAAATGCGCGAAGAGCTTTCTCAGAGCGGTATTGAATGGGCTGAAGTAACCCTGTACGTCGGGTACGGTACCTTCTCCCCAGTGCGGTGCGACGATATTCGTGAACATTCAATGCACAAAGAGTTTATTGAACTCTCAGAAGAAACCGCAAAAAAAATTGCCAAAGCAAAAGCTGAAGGTCGTCCTGTAATCGCAGTTGGAACAACATCTTCCCGTGTATTAGAGGGTGCTTTTAAAGAAGTGGGACACATTGCTCCATTTAAAGGGTGGACAGACATTTTTATCTACCCAGGATACAAGTTCAATGTTGTTGACCACATGATTACAAACTTCCATCTTCCAGAGTCTTCATTACTCATGATGATCAGTGCGTTTGCTTCAAAACAGCGCATTCTGGACGGGTACGCTGAAGCTATAGAGCAAGGTTTTAGAGTATTCAGCTACGGAGATTCAATGCTCATTCTTTAA
- a CDS encoding 4Fe-4S binding protein yields MARVEFREERCKGCMLCSTVCPKNIICQSSRFNQQGYKVAEVKAEDMEKCTGCTSCALICPDLAIKVYREEKKEK; encoded by the coding sequence ATGGCACGCGTTGAATTCCGCGAAGAACGGTGTAAGGGCTGCATGCTCTGTTCTACCGTTTGCCCTAAGAACATTATCTGTCAGTCCTCCCGCTTTAACCAGCAAGGGTACAAAGTGGCAGAGGTAAAAGCAGAAGACATGGAAAAATGTACAGGCTGTACTTCCTGTGCGCTTATTTGCCCAGACCTTGCTATCAAGGTTTACCGCGAAGAGAAAAAGGAGAAGTAG
- a CDS encoding 3-methyl-2-oxobutanoate dehydrogenase subunit VorB has protein sequence MSEKKRIFIKGNEAIARGALTAGCTCYFGYPITPQNDIPEFLSTEMAAVNDGEFVQAESEVAAANMLLGAAAGGARAMTTSSSPGVSLMQEAISYMAGSELPGVIVNVNRGGPGLGDIGSSQGDYFQSTRGGGHGDYRTLVLAPGTCQEGYDMMIEAFDLAFKYRNPVLVLADAIVGQMKEPVTPWEPETTNNHGAENWCIDGAKGREKRLLKSLFLEDGALAGQNRNLQAKYEAMQVEARADVFECDDAELVVVAFGSIGRIVKSTVRRLRSEGKKVGLVRPLTLYPFPSEVLRDLAKQGKRFLTIEQNCGQMVEDVRLSVRGIADSEFHGHMPGDLPGSDDFIAPIIKYLED, from the coding sequence ATGTCCGAAAAGAAACGTATTTTCATTAAAGGTAACGAAGCTATTGCCCGTGGCGCACTTACAGCTGGTTGTACCTGTTACTTCGGCTACCCTATTACTCCTCAGAACGATATTCCTGAATTTCTTTCAACTGAAATGGCTGCCGTCAACGACGGTGAGTTTGTTCAGGCTGAATCTGAAGTAGCTGCTGCAAATATGCTCCTCGGCGCTGCTGCCGGTGGCGCACGTGCAATGACCACCTCCTCCTCCCCTGGCGTATCTCTCATGCAGGAAGCAATTTCCTACATGGCAGGCTCCGAGCTCCCTGGTGTTATTGTTAACGTAAACCGTGGTGGCCCAGGTCTTGGTGACATCGGTTCCTCTCAGGGTGACTACTTCCAGTCTACCCGAGGCGGCGGACACGGTGACTACCGTACTCTCGTTCTCGCTCCGGGCACCTGTCAGGAAGGCTACGATATGATGATTGAGGCATTCGACCTTGCATTTAAATACCGTAACCCTGTTCTCGTTCTTGCTGACGCCATCGTTGGTCAGATGAAAGAGCCTGTAACCCCTTGGGAACCAGAAACCACTAACAACCATGGCGCAGAAAACTGGTGCATCGATGGAGCAAAAGGCCGTGAAAAGCGTCTGCTCAAGTCCCTCTTCCTCGAAGACGGCGCACTTGCAGGTCAGAACCGCAACCTTCAGGCAAAGTATGAAGCAATGCAGGTAGAAGCACGCGCAGACGTTTTTGAATGCGACGATGCTGAACTCGTTGTAGTTGCATTCGGCTCCATTGGCCGTATTGTAAAATCTACCGTTCGCCGTCTGCGTTCCGAAGGTAAAAAAGTTGGTCTGGTACGTCCTCTTACTCTGTACCCGTTCCCATCTGAAGTACTTCGTGACCTTGCAAAGCAAGGCAAACGCTTCCTTACTATTGAACAGAACTGCGGCCAGATGGTAGAAGACGTACGCCTTTCCGTACGTGGTATTGCAGATTCCGAATTCCATGGTCACATGCCAGGCGACCTCCCTGGTTCCGATGACTTCATCGCACCTATCATCAAGTACTTGGAGGACTAG
- a CDS encoding thiamine pyrophosphate-dependent enzyme: protein MSEKLVFDAPEIMIDRPTHYCPGCHHGVAHRLVGEVLTEMGLVDDTLCVGSIGCSVFIYNYLDVDAVEAPHGRAPAVATGLKRAHKDKFVFTYQGDGDLASIGLAEIVHAANRGEKISVVFVNNTVYGMTGGQMAPTTLEGQKTTTSPKGRTSEEHGMAIRMSEIIGGLGGTAYCERVSLDSVKNIRRAKKALRKAFEMQVNGTGFGFVEMLSACPTNWKMDPIAANKRISEEMIPYFPLGVFKDVTKDGEE, encoded by the coding sequence ATGTCTGAAAAACTCGTTTTCGACGCACCTGAAATCATGATCGACCGCCCTACGCATTACTGCCCGGGCTGTCATCACGGCGTTGCACACCGCCTCGTTGGTGAAGTGCTTACCGAAATGGGCCTTGTGGATGATACTCTGTGTGTTGGTTCCATCGGTTGTTCCGTATTTATCTACAACTACCTTGACGTAGACGCAGTTGAAGCACCACACGGTCGTGCTCCTGCAGTAGCAACCGGCCTTAAGCGCGCACATAAAGATAAATTCGTTTTCACCTATCAGGGTGACGGCGACTTGGCTTCTATTGGTCTTGCTGAGATTGTTCACGCTGCTAACCGTGGCGAAAAAATCTCCGTTGTGTTCGTTAACAACACTGTATACGGCATGACCGGCGGCCAAATGGCTCCTACCACTCTCGAAGGCCAGAAAACTACCACGTCTCCTAAAGGTCGTACCTCTGAAGAGCACGGTATGGCTATCCGTATGAGTGAAATCATCGGTGGTCTCGGTGGCACCGCATACTGCGAACGTGTATCTCTTGACTCTGTCAAGAACATCCGTCGTGCTAAAAAAGCTCTGCGTAAGGCGTTCGAAATGCAGGTTAACGGTACCGGCTTTGGTTTTGTAGAAATGCTCTCCGCATGTCCTACTAACTGGAAAATGGATCCAATTGCTGCAAACAAACGCATCTCTGAAGAAATGATCCCTTACTTCCCACTGGGAGTATTCAAAGATGTGACCAAGGACGGAGAGGAATAG
- a CDS encoding 2-oxoacid:acceptor oxidoreductase family protein, producing the protein MYQDVIIAGFGGQGVMLIGNLLAYAGMEAGSEVTYIPVYGPEMRGGTANCTVVISSEDIGSPIIQSPKSLIIMNQPSLDKFQPKLIDGGVQILNSSLVDASQAEDRVTTYTVPANEIADGLGNTRMANMVALGAYVQATGCVPLEQVKESLKSVISSRYGHLIPKNAEALQAGADHVAEQMK; encoded by the coding sequence ATGTATCAAGACGTTATCATCGCCGGTTTTGGTGGTCAGGGTGTTATGCTCATCGGTAACCTGCTCGCATACGCAGGTATGGAAGCAGGCTCTGAAGTTACCTACATCCCTGTTTACGGTCCGGAAATGCGAGGCGGTACAGCAAACTGCACCGTTGTAATTTCCTCTGAAGACATCGGTTCCCCGATCATCCAGAGCCCTAAGTCTCTGATCATCATGAACCAGCCTTCTCTGGACAAATTCCAGCCAAAACTCATCGACGGTGGCGTTCAGATTCTGAACTCCTCCCTCGTTGATGCATCACAGGCTGAAGACCGTGTAACAACCTACACAGTACCTGCTAACGAAATTGCTGACGGCCTCGGCAATACCCGTATGGCAAACATGGTTGCTCTTGGCGCATACGTGCAGGCAACCGGTTGTGTACCATTAGAACAGGTTAAAGAGTCTCTTAAATCTGTTATCAGCTCCCGCTACGGTCACCTGATCCCTAAAAACGCTGAAGCCCTTCAGGCTGGCGCGGATCACGTAGCTGAGCAGATGAAGTAA
- a CDS encoding transcription antitermination factor NusB produces the protein MARRKDSALPPARSVALEVISQVLDKGRDVQAALDYQLNNQKITSQDSALCTELVYGFLRYKGRIEALLGLFLKDSSKLPKKAASVMGLAAYEMLYLDRIPVYASVDWCVGYVKKRFSLGLGKLTNAVLRNLDRMGEKAHDMESIRKERMSDTALLAAWHSMPEWIVNAWMEAYGEERTQVLLANAQKHAPLGIRVNQTFEAAMDLVNELTEDGKSVETIGYGVMYPAGSQPAELKTMINDGLISRQSMASQEVLREAHPETWEGPVWDCCCGRGGKTYALLEQDVDVTFASDTSRKRLLGMREEAERLAMYPPESLLMSAAEPPKKGSPLQEDPPATILADVPCSGFGTLSRRPDVRYHRTTEGVSDLVEVQKAIMENTFSVLKGGGLLVYMTCTINPDENEKQVQAFLERHPEAKLEKEWHTPDDSPYGEYFYVALLRKP, from the coding sequence ATGGCTAGACGTAAGGATTCAGCATTACCGCCAGCTCGTTCGGTTGCGCTTGAAGTTATTTCACAGGTTTTAGATAAAGGCCGCGATGTTCAGGCAGCGCTGGATTACCAGCTTAATAATCAGAAGATTACTTCACAGGACTCTGCACTCTGCACAGAGCTGGTATACGGTTTTTTGCGTTACAAAGGCCGTATAGAGGCTCTTTTAGGTTTGTTCCTGAAGGATAGCTCGAAATTACCTAAAAAGGCTGCAAGCGTAATGGGGCTTGCAGCATACGAAATGCTCTATCTTGACCGTATTCCAGTCTACGCGTCTGTAGACTGGTGTGTAGGGTACGTGAAAAAGCGTTTCTCATTAGGTCTTGGAAAGCTTACCAATGCTGTACTGCGTAACCTAGACCGTATGGGCGAAAAAGCGCACGACATGGAGTCCATACGCAAGGAGCGGATGTCTGACACCGCACTTCTTGCTGCATGGCATTCCATGCCTGAGTGGATTGTTAACGCATGGATGGAGGCATACGGCGAAGAGCGTACACAGGTGCTTCTTGCGAATGCGCAGAAACATGCACCGCTCGGTATTCGTGTTAACCAGACATTTGAAGCCGCTATGGATCTTGTTAACGAGCTCACAGAGGATGGTAAAAGCGTTGAAACCATCGGCTACGGCGTCATGTACCCTGCAGGTTCTCAGCCAGCAGAGCTTAAAACCATGATCAACGACGGTCTTATTTCTCGTCAATCTATGGCATCACAGGAAGTTTTACGTGAAGCTCACCCGGAAACATGGGAAGGACCAGTATGGGATTGTTGTTGTGGACGAGGCGGTAAAACCTACGCTCTGCTTGAGCAGGATGTAGACGTAACTTTTGCTTCCGATACTTCACGTAAACGTCTTTTAGGTATGCGTGAAGAAGCAGAGCGTCTTGCTATGTACCCGCCGGAATCTCTTTTGATGTCCGCAGCAGAACCGCCAAAGAAAGGTTCTCCGCTTCAGGAAGATCCGCCAGCAACCATTCTTGCAGATGTGCCGTGCTCAGGCTTTGGTACTCTCTCTCGTCGTCCGGATGTACGTTACCATCGTACAACTGAAGGTGTTTCTGATCTCGTAGAAGTGCAAAAAGCTATTATGGAGAACACGTTCTCTGTACTCAAAGGCGGCGGTCTTCTTGTGTACATGACATGTACCATCAACCCTGATGAAAACGAAAAGCAGGTTCAGGCGTTCCTTGAACGGCATCCGGAAGCCAAGCTTGAAAAAGAATGGCATACACCAGATGATAGTCCGTATGGCGAGTATTTTTACGTCGCGTTGCTGAGAAAGCCTTAA